The Synechococcus sp. MW101C3 genome includes a window with the following:
- a CDS encoding ABC transporter ATP-binding protein, with product MASSASPNPYFEVQAVEAWLGPRKVFENLSVRFHRGEHAVVMGPNGSGKSSLIKLLSRELYPVVKPGSRLRLFGSETVNLWQLRRRIGLVSQDLQAGYVGRVPAADVVLSGFFGSVGIGRSQVANAAQRERVRTLMEQLGLADLEERPYAQLSDGQRRRLLLARALVHEPEVLVLDEPTNGLDLQARHQLLEILRGLARAGTTLLLVTHQIDAIIPEISRCVLLRQGTVVGDGPAATLLQDAPLSALFDTPLRVVSANGYRQVLPGS from the coding sequence ATGGCCAGTTCTGCCTCCCCCAACCCTTACTTCGAGGTCCAGGCGGTGGAGGCCTGGCTTGGTCCGCGCAAGGTGTTCGAGAACCTCAGCGTGCGGTTCCATCGCGGCGAGCATGCCGTGGTGATGGGGCCCAACGGCTCCGGCAAGAGCTCCCTGATCAAGTTGCTCAGCCGTGAGCTCTATCCGGTGGTGAAGCCGGGCTCGCGGCTGCGGCTGTTCGGCAGCGAAACGGTGAACCTGTGGCAGCTGCGTCGTCGCATCGGCCTGGTGTCGCAAGACCTGCAGGCCGGCTACGTGGGCCGGGTGCCTGCCGCTGATGTGGTGCTCTCCGGTTTCTTCGGTTCGGTCGGCATCGGCCGCAGCCAGGTGGCCAACGCCGCCCAGCGCGAGCGCGTGCGCACGCTGATGGAGCAGCTGGGGCTGGCAGATCTGGAGGAGCGTCCCTACGCCCAGCTCTCCGATGGCCAGCGCCGCCGGCTGCTGCTGGCCCGCGCGCTGGTGCATGAACCGGAGGTGCTGGTGCTCGATGAGCCCACCAACGGCCTCGATCTCCAGGCCCGCCACCAGTTGCTGGAGATCCTGCGTGGCCTGGCCCGGGCCGGCACCACCCTGCTGCTCGTCACCCACCAGATCGACGCGATCATTCCGGAGATCAGCCGCTGCGTGCTGCTTCGCCAGGGGACGGTGGTGGGCGATGGCCCAGCCGCCACGCTGCTGCAGGATGCCCCGCTCAGCGCCCTGTTCGACACGCCGCTGCGGGTGGTGAGCGCCAACGGCTACCGCCAGGTGCTGCCTGGCAGCTGA